In Actinomadura luteofluorescens, the sequence AGGTGGTCTTGAGGTCGGTGTACTTGTCCAGCGCGTGCGGGGACTTGTCGCGGCCGTGGCCCGACAGCTTGACGCCGCCGAACGGGACGCTCATGTCGCCCTCCTCGTAGCAGTTGACCCAGACCGTCCCGGCGCGCAGGGCGCGGGAGACGCGGTGGGCGGTGGAGAGGTCGGAGGTCCAGACGGCGGCGGCCAGGCCGTAGTCGGTGGCGTTGGCCAGGCGGACCGCCTCATCGACGTCGTCGAACTCCAGGACGGCCAGGACGGGCCCGAAGACCTCCTCGCGCGCGATCCGCATCCCCGGGTCGACCTGGTCGAACACCGTGGGGGCCAGGAACCGGCCCTCGGCGCGCCCGCCGGCGCGCACGCGGGCGCCGTCCGCGCGGGCCGCCTCCACGTGCGACACGACGCGGGCGTGGTGCGCGGCGGAGACCAGCGGGCCCATCTCGGTGGCCGGGTCGAGCGGGTCGCCCACCCGCAGCGACCCGGCGCGGGCGACGACCCGGTCCAGGACGCGGGAGGCGACCGAGCGGTGGACGAGGAGCCGGGACGGGGCGGTGCACATCTCGCCGGCGTTGAAGAAGATCCCCCGGGCGGCGGTGTCGGCGGCGGCGTCCAGGTCCGGGGCGTCCGGGAGGATGATGTTGGGCGACTTGCCGCCGAGTTCGAGCCAGACGCGCTTGAGGTTGGACCCGGCGGCGTAGCGCAGGAAGTGCCGCCCGACCTCGGTGGAGCCGGTGAACGCCAGGACGTCGACGGACGGGTGCTCGCCGAGGGCGCGGCCCGCGGTCTCGCCGGGGCCGTTGACGACGTTGAACGCCCCGGGCGGCAGCCCCGCCTCGGCGGCGAGCGCGGCCAGGTGCAGCGCCGACAGCGGCGACTCCTCGGCGGGCTTCAGCACGACCGTGCAGCCCGCGGCCAGGGCCGGGGCGATCTTCCAGGCGGCCATCGTCAGCGGGAAGTTCCACGGGACGACGGCCGCGACGACGCCGGCGGGTTCGCGGGTCACCAGGGCGAGGGAGGAGGAGGCGGTGCGGGGCGCCTCGTCCCGTTGCTTGTCGGCGATCTCGGCGTACCAGCGCAGGCAGCCGGCGACGGCGCGCAGCTCGATCCCGTACGCCTCGGAGATCGGCTTGCCCATCTCCAGGGTGACGAGCAGGGCGAGCGTCGCGCGGTCGCGTTCGACCAGATCGGCCCAGCGCAGCAGGGCCGCCTTGCGCTCGGCGGGCGCGAGGCGCGGCCAGGGGCCGGTGTCGAAGGCGCGGCGCGCGGCGGCGACCGCGGCGTCCACCTCGGCGGCGCCGCCGGACGCGACGTGCGCGATCGTCGCGCCGTCGCGGGGCGCCACCACGGGGACCGAGCCGGAGCCGGTGAACTCCCCGTCGACGTGGTGGCCGGTGTGCGGGACGAGCCCGGCGGCACGGGCGCGCCATTCCTCGTAGGGGACGTCGGGCACGGACCCTCCCTCAAGTCGTTTGATCCCGAACAATAGCCGGGACGGCTTGACCGCCGCCATCCCCGCTTCCTAGATTATTTGGGACCAAACAAACTGGAGGTGCGCAGCGATGGCAACAGTCGCGGGCGTCGCCGTCGAGCCCGGGCACTGGATCGGCGGTGAGCGCGCCGCCTCCGGCGCGGTGTTCACCGACGTCTCCCCGATCGACGAGCGGCCGATCGCCGAGATCGCGCGGGGCGGTCCGGCCGAGGTGGACGCGGCGGTCGCCGCCGCGCGGCGGGCCTTCCCCGCCTGGGCCCGGACGGGCAGGGACGAGCGGGCGCGGCTGCTGCACGCCATCGCCGACGGCGTGGAGAAGCGGACCGAGGAGCTCTCCCAGGTCGAGACCGCCGACAACGGCGCCCTGATCCGTTCCCACCGGCGCGGGGTCATGCCCCGCGTCGCGCACAACTTCCGGTTCTTCGCCGACCGGCTGCTCGGCCTCGGCCACGACGACTTCGACACCCGCGGGCACGCCAACCACGTCGGCTGGGACCCGGCGGGCGTCTGCGCGCTCATCACCCCGTGGAACGCGCCGCTGATGCTCGCCACCTGGAAGATCGCGCCCGCTCTCGCGGCCGGGAACACCGTCGTGCTGAAGCCCGCCGAGTGGACGCCCCTCACCGCGTCCCTGCTGGCCGGGATCGCCGCGGAGGCCGGCCTGCCGGACGGGGTGTTCAACGTCGTCCAGGGCTACGGCGCGGAGGTCGGCGGGCCGCTCACCGCGCACCCCGACGTGCGGCGGATCAGCTTCACCGGCTCGGTGCCCACGGCCCGCCTCATCGCCGCCGCGGCCGCGCCGAACCTGACGCCGCTGTCGCTGGAACTGGGCGGCAAGTCCCCGCTGCTCGTCTTCGCCGACGCCGACCTCGACCTGGCCGTGGACCTCGCGGTCGAGCAGTACGACAACGCCGGCCAGGTGTGCCTCGCCGGGACCCGGCTGCTCGTCGAGTCGTCCGTCGCGGACGAGTTCACCGCGCGGTTCGTGGAGAAGGCGTCCAGGCTCCGGCAGGGCGACCCCCGTGACGAGTCCACCGACGTCGGCCCGCTGATCCACCGCCGCCACCTCGAACGGGTGGACGGCTTCGTCCGGCGCGCCGAGGAGGCCGGGGCGCGCGCCCTCATCGGCGGCGGCCCGAACGGCGAACTGGGCGGCCTCTACTACCGGCCCACGCTGTTCACCGGAGCCCCCGACGGCGCGGAGATCCTCACCGAGGAGGTCTTCGGACCCGTCCTCACCCTCCAGACGTTCGACACCGAAGAGCAGGCCGTCGCCATGGCGAACGGCACCCGGTTCGGGCTCGCCGCCACGCTCGCCACGGGCGACCCGGAGCGCGCGCGGCGCGTCACCGAGCGGCTCGTGGCCGGGACGGTGTGGGTCAACTGCTTCTTCGTCCGCGACCTGCGGGCGCCGTTCGGCGGGTCCCGGCAGTCCGGGGTCGGGCGCGGGGGCGGCGACTGGAGCTTCGACTTCTACTGCGACCTGAAGAACACGGTGACGGCGCCATGGGCGAGGTAGTGGGCGCGGGCCTCCTCGCGCACGTCCCCACGATCGTCCTGCCCGAGGTCACGCGCCGCGAGCTGAACGGCGGCGAGGACACCACCCTCGTCTCCGGCCTGCGCAGGCTCCGCGCGGACGTCTTCGAGCGGGACGACTACGACACCGTCGTGGTGCTCGACTCGCACTGGGCCACCACCGTTGAGTTCGTCACCACCGCGCAGGACCGCCGCGCCGGGCTCTACACGTCCGAGGAGCTGCCGCGCGGCATGTGCCGGATGCCCTACGACTTCCCCGGCGACCCCGAACTGGCCCGGGCGGTCGCGCGCTACGCCGACAGGCACGGGACTTACATCACCCCGATCGACGACCCCTACCTGCCGATCTACTACGCCACCGTCAACCTGTGGACGCACCTCGGCGTCCGCGACGACCCGTACCTGGGCGAACCGGGCCGGCGGTGGATGTCGATCGGCGTGTGCCAGACCGCCGACACCGAGGACTTCCTGCGCCTCGGCCGCGCCCTCGGCGACGCCGTCGCCGCGACCGACCGCCGCGTCCTGCTGATCGCCTCCGGCGCGCTGTCGCACACCTTCTGGCCGCTGCGGGTGATCCGCGACCACGAGGCGTCCGGCCCCGAGCACATCTTCACGCCGCAGGCGCGGGCCGCCGACGAGCAGCGCATCGCCTGGCTCAGGGACGGCGACCACGCACGCGTCCTGGACGCCATGCCGGAGTTCCTGGCCTTCAGGCCCGAGGCGCGCTTCGGCCACTACCTCATGATGATCGGCGCCCTGGGCGAGCACGCCTGCACCGCCCCCGGGCGCCTCTACAGCGAGTACGAGAACTCCGTCGGAACGGGCCAGGTGCACCTCTGGTTCGACCGCCCCGCGAACGGATGGACCGCCTGATGACCGAGTACCGGAGAATCCTGCTGGACGGCGCCGCGACCCAGGTCGTCCGGGACGGCGACGACCTGCGCGCCGCGGACGGCCGCCGGGTGCGCGCGGCGGACGCCGTCCACCTGCCGCCGTGCGAGCCGTCGAAGGTGGTCGCGGTGCACCTCAACCACCGCAGCCGCGTGGAGGAGTTCCAGACGAGGCTGCCGCCCGCGCCGACCTACTTCCACAAGCCGGTCTCGGCGCTGAACGCCCACGGCGGCGCCGTCGTCCGCCCGGAGCGGTGCAGGTACCTCAACTACGAGGGCGAGATCGCGATCGTCATCGGCCGGACGGCCCGCAACATCTCCGCGAAGGAGGCAGGCGGGTACATCGCCGGATACACGGTCGCCAACGACTACGGCCTGCACGACTTCCGCGACACCGACGCGGGCTCGATGCTGCGCGTGAAGGGCTCCGACACCCTGTGCCCCCTGGGGCCGGGCCTGGTCACCGACTGGGACTTCCACGGGAAGTACCTGCGCACGTACGTCAACGGTGAACTGGTGCAGGACGGCAGCACCGGCGAGATGGAATGGGACATGCACTACCTCGTCGCTGACATCGCCCGCACCATCACGCTCTTTCCGGGGGACGTGCTGCTGTCCGGCACGCCGGCGAACTCGCGTCCCGTCCAGCCCGGCGACGTCGTCGAGGTCGAGGCCGAGGGGCTCGGACGGCTCCGCAACCACATCGTCGCCGGCCCCGTCCCCGTGCGGGACGACTGCGGCGCGCAGCCCACCGAGTCCGAGGAGGTCATCTCCACCGCGTTCGGCGGCGACTGGCAGTTCCGAGGCATCCGCCCACCGCGCCGCTGAGTCCCGGGGGGCGCGCCCCTATCGGACTCAGGAGGTCAGGGTGGCGGCGTGTTCGACGACCTTGCGGCAGAAGGCGCCGACGCCGTCCGGGTCGTCGGTGAACTGCGACGGCTTGATGCAGAACGTCGTGAAACGATCGACGGGGCAAGGGTCAGCCGCGCGAGCGGCGGCCCGAGCGCCGGGGCGGCGGCGGCGACTGCTCCCGCAGCGCGGCGCGCCGCTCCTCGCCCTCGGCCTCCAGGTGCTCGACCACCGACCGCAGCGTCCGGGCGAGCGCCCGGTTGTCCTCGCCGCTCAGCCCCTCCACCACGAACGCCTCCTCGGCGTTGAACGCCGGGAACAGCTGCCGCATCAGCTCCCGACCCTTGTCGGTCAGCCGCAGCAGGACCAGCCGCCCGTCCGTCGCGTGCGAGCCGCGCTCGATCAGGCCGCGCCCCTCCAGCGTCTTCACCACCCCGGTGAGCGTGCCCTTGGAGATGCCGGCCTCCTCGGCGACGTGCCGCGTCTCCATCTCGTCCCAGATCCACACCACCCACAGGACGACGAACGACGTCCAGGTCAGGTCGGCGCCGCGCAGGACCGAGCTCTCGAAGTGCTGCCGGATCGCGGCGGCGGCGCGGTAGACGTTGGACACCGCCATCATCGCGTCGTGCCGCAGCGGCACGTCCCCGAGCCGCCGCTGGATGGCCTGCTCGGTCTCTTGCAGGGTGTGATGCCCGGTCACGTGCGTCCTCCCGTAGGGCCCGGCGCCGACGGATCGCTTGCGCGCCTCTGGCGGGCCGAAGATGAATCTACTCTCGTCGACGGTCGTTCGGCTCCGTACGATCCCCGTGGTCCGGCCCCGGGATTCCCCCGTGCGGGGGAGGGCGGTGGCGCTCGCGGGTGATCAACGCGGGCGGCGCGGGCGCGAGGGTGGGGCCATGACCCTTGCGAGCACGCCTTCGGTTCCGTTCGCGCGGCTGCGCGCGGGCTGGGACTCCGCGCACGCCCCGGTCGCGGGCGTCCCCCGGTGGGCGCGGATCGCGGCCATGGCCGTCCCGTTGACCGTCCTGCCGTCCGGGCTGTGGCGGATCGCCGCCTTCGCCCTCCACCTGCCGATCCTCAGCGGCAACGCCCTGGAAACGGACGCGGCGGGAGGCGACCTTCCCGGCTGGGTGCCGCTGGAGGCGTACGTGGTGCTGCTGTCGATCCTGTCGGAGGCGGTGGCGTTCACCGCCCTCGGCATGATCGCCGGGTGGGGCGAGGTGTTCCCGCGCTGGCTGCCGGGCCTGCGGGGACGGCGCGTTCCGATCTCGGTCGCCGTGGTCCCGGGCGTCGTGGGCGCCGCGATCCTGACCCCGATGTGGACCCTCTCCGTCGTGAACTGCTTGGTGTTCCAGGAGACCGTCCAGGGGCGCCCGCTGCCCGAGGGCTTCCCGATCCACTTCCACGACTGGCAGGGCGTGCTCGGCGCCGTCGCCTACGCGCCGCTGGTGGCGTGGGGGCCGCTGCTCGCCGCCGTCACGCTCGCCTACTGGCGCCGCCGGACGCGCGCGTCCTGACCGGTCAGGCGAGGCGGCGGCCCCCGTTCCACACGACGCCCACCTGGCGGTAGTAGGCGGCGATGGGCTCCTCGACCGCCAGGCGCGACAGCTCCTCCGTGGGGGAGTCGAACAGGCGCAGGTCGGCCTCGCCCTTCCAGGCCGGGCCGGCCTCGAAGGAGGAGGCGCCCGACTCGATCAGCTCGTCGAGGGCCGGGGCGCCGCCCGGCTCGATGGACGGCAGGAAGCGGTGGTGGGCCATCGGGTGCCCGTTGACGAAGCCGTTCGTCTCGGACGGTTCGTGCAGCGTGACGACCGCTTCGGCGAGGCGGCGGTCGGCGGCGGCCAGGGTGGCGCCGAAGCGGCCGCCCGCGGCGATGCGGGGCGCGGCCCGGCCGTAGGGGTGCGGGCGGGTCTGGTGGATCGAGCCGAGCTTCTTCGGGTAGCCCTGGTGCAGGCCGCGCGCGATGGCGAAGTCCTTGTCGACCCAGATGTGGACGCAGCGCGAGTAGGTGCGCCCCTCGAACGAGCAGCGGACGACGGCGAAGCACTCCTTGTACTGCGCCCGCACGGGGTCGAGCAGTTCCTCGCCGGACTCCGAGCAGGACTGCCAGTCGGCCCAGATGAGCGCGACCGCGCCCGGGTCGTCCGGGGCGGGGGACAGCGGCGCCGGCAGCAGTTCGGCCACGCGGGCCGGATCGGTGCGGTACTCGACCGTGAGCAGGTCGCCCGAGTAGTGCCACGGCGGGCTCGGAATCAGCGACGAGCGCCCCGTCGCGGTCTTGGGGTGCAGGAAGCCTCGCACGGTCGCCACCACGTACCTCCAACTCGTTTGGGCCCATACGATAAGCCCGCCATGCCCCGTTCCGCCACCCGCGCCCGGTGATCAGGTGGTTTCTCGTCGCAACCCTTGCCAGGGTGCACTCGCCGCCATATGGTTTGGTCCCAAATGATTCGAGGGGAGCGCGCGTGAGCCGACCGGTCGAGGACGTGGTGCAGCGGCTGACCGCCGACGGGATCGACGTGGTCCGGGTGTCCTACACCGACCTGATCGGTGTCGAGCGCGCGCGGGACGTGCTCGTCGAGCGGCTGCCCCAGGCCGTCGAGCACGGCCTGTCGTTCTGCCGGGCGATCTACCACACGACCCCGCGCGGCGGCACCGTCGAGGTCCCGGGCGGGCTGGACGCCGGGCTCCCCGACATCTGCGTGCGGCCCGACCTGTCGACGCTGGCGACCGTCCCCTGGGAGGACGGCGTCGCGTCCTGCCTCGGCGAGGCGTGCGAGCCCGGAAGCCGCGAGCCGTGCCCCGAGGGGCCCCGGGAGGTGCTGCGCCGGGCGATCGGCAGGCTGCGGGAACTCGGGCTGGAGGCCGTCGCCGGGCCCGAGCTGGAGTACTACCTCTGCGAGCCCGACCCGTCCTCGCCCACCGGCTGGCGCCGGTACGGGGACGCGCCCGGCAACGTCTACACCGCCGGCCGCAAGGGCGACCCGGACGGGCACCTGCTGCGCACGCTCCGGCACCTGCGCGACCTCGGCCTCGGCGTCACGATGGGCAACCACGAGTTCGGCGGCGGGCAGTTCGAGATCAACCTCGCGCACTCCGGCGCGCTCGACGCCGCCGACCGCGCGTTCCGGTTCAAGGCGGCCGTCCAGGAGATCGCCCGGCTGGACGGACGGCTCGCCACCTTCATGGCCAAACCGTTCAACGACGAGGGCGGCTCCGGCTTCCACGTCCACCTGTCGTGCCTGGAGGCCGACGGGCGCAACGTCTTCGAGGGCGGGGAGCCGGACGGGCTGTCCGAGACCGCCCACCACGCGATCGCCGGGGTGCTGGCGCACGCCCCCGCCCTGACCGCGCTGCTGAACCCCACGATCAACTCCTACAAGCGGTTCGGCCCGGACAGCCTCGCCCCCTGGCTCATCGACTGGGGCCTGGACAACCGCAGCGCCATGGTCCGGATCCCGCCCGAGCGCGGCGCCGCGTCCCGGCTGGAGGTGCGCCTCGGGGACGCCTCCGCCAACCCCTACCTGGGCGTCGCCGGCCTCGTCGCCGCCGTCTACCTGGGGATCCGCGACAAGGCGTCCGCGCCGCCGCCGCTGGAGGGATACGGCTACGACGCCGCGAAGGCGCCCGTCCTGCCCGCCGACCTGCCCGCGGCGCTCGACGCGCTCGCCGCCGACGAGGCGCTCACCGAGGTGCTCGGCCAGGAGTTCACGACCGCGTTCCTGACCTACAAGCGGGACGAGGCCGCGCGCTTCCGGCGGCACGTCACCGACTGGGAGTTCCGCGAGTACGCCTACCACCTCTGAAGGAGCTCCCGTGCCGCACGACACCCTCGCCGTGGACCTCGCCGACCTCGACAACTTCATGGACGGCGAGACGCCCTGGCGGATGTTCGAGGCGCTGCGCCGGGCCGAGCCCGTCCACTGGAACCCCGAGACCGACGGCGGCCGCGGCTTCTGGTCCCTGACCCGGCACGCCGACGTCGTCGCCGCCGACCGGGACTCCGCCACGTTCACCTCCGAGCGGTTCGTCAACCTGGAGGAGGTCGACGACCGGCAGGCCGCGCTCCGCCGGTCGATGCTGGAGACCGACGGCCCCCGGCACCTGGCCCTGCGCCGCCTCCTGCAGCGCGAGTTCACCCCGCGCGCCGTCGCCGGCTACGCGACCTTCCTGCGCGGCCTCACCGCCGCGACCCTCGACGCCGCCCTCGCCGGGAGCGCCTTCGACTTCGTCGCGGAGATCGCCGCCGACTTCCCGATCAACGTGCTGGCCCGCATGCTGGACGTCCCGGACGGCGACACCCGCAGGCTCATCGACTGGGGCAACCGGATCATCGCCAACACCGACCCCGACCACGCCGACGTCCTGCTGCACGGCCCCGAGAGCGAGTTGTACCGCGACCTGCCGTTCCGCAGCCCCGCGGCCCTGGAGGTCTTCGAGTACGGCCGCGACCTCGCGGCGCGCCGCCGGGGCGGCGAGGGCACCGACCTCGTCAGCCGCCTGGTCAACCAGGTCCCGGCGGACGGCGAGCCGCTCACCGCGCGCGACTTCGACAACTACTTCCTGCTGCTGGTCGTCGCGGGCAACGAGACGACCCGGCACGCCATCACGCACAGCATGCGCGCCCTGATCGACCACCCGGACCAGGCCGAGCGGCTGCGCGCCGGCCCCGGGCTCATGCCGGCCGCGGTGGAGGAGTTCCTGCGCTGGGCCTCGCCCGTCTACCACTTCCGCCGCACCGCGACCCGCGACACCGAACTCGGCGGGAAGGCGATCCGCGAGGGCGACAAGGTCGTGCTGTGGTTCGCGTCCGCCAACCGCGACGAGGCGGTCTTCACCGACCCGCAGCGCTTCGACATCACCCGCACCCCGAACGACCACATCACCTTCGGCAAGGGCGGCCCGCACTTCTGCCTGGGCGCCGCCCTGGCCCGCCTGGAAATGCGGATCATGTTCGAGGAACTCCTGCCCCGCCTCGCCGACATCCGCCCGGCCGGCGAGATCCGCCGGATCCGCTCCAACTTCGTCAACGGCATCAAGCAGATGCCCGTGACCATCACCCTCGCCTGAGCAAAGGCCCTCACGGCCCCTCAGTGAGACCGACACGCTCGCCCCGAACCGGCACAGCGTTCAGGTCCCCGGCACAGCGTTCGATTCCGGGCTTCCGGAGATGGCCGGGTCCCGCGCGTTCAGCCCTCTGCGGCCTTGCCGGGGCCAGAGGAATCCTCTGGCCCTCCTTCAGGTTCCCTGAGAACGACGTGGTTCTTCTTGGCCCACTTCCGTATCTCGGTTACCTTCCCCTTCCGTCGACGCTTCGACGTCACCTGGAGTTCGTTGACGGTGATGCCGTAGTCGCCAAGCAGATCGATGACCGCGCTGGCCGGAACCGCGGGTTCCTTCTCGGCGGCGTCCTGTGCGGGGGCCAGGTAAGCGACTGTGGCCCTTCGAATGAACTCCGACATCGTGATTCCCGCCGCGGAAGCCGCGGATTTCACCTGTTCGAGCTCCTCGGCGGCGAAGCGGGTGGAGACGACGCGGTCGAGTTGGATCGGTGTGGCGGTCTCCATGTACTCGGCGTAGCGTTCGACGTTGGCCAGGTGATACTCGGCCTCCTCGGCCGGTGTCATTCCCCGGAACGGCCTGATCTCTTTCTCCTCGCCCATGACCTTCACCTTTTCCTCGGATCGTCGTAGGCCGTGACCGGCCGCGCCATGTCCAGCTCCAGCACGCCCCACTCGCGATGCACGAAGATCGGGTACGTGAACACGACGACTATCCGCCGTCCGCCGTCGGTCGTCCCGCGTAACACGTACCGCTCTTCGTGTTGTTCACCGTCGGGCACTCGAAAGATTTCATGGTCGTTGTGTGCGGCCTGCTCGACCTCGGCACGAGTGACCCCGTGACCGCCTGTACCAGGTGTTGGCTTCGTCCCAGTCGAGCGGAAGCTCGAACTTCATATCTCCATCACGTCATACACCGTAAGCGCGATGTATGACACAGGCTACCCGTTCGACCAGGTGGTCACACGCTCTCGCGCCGGGGCTGTCTCGCTCGGCTACCGGGGAGTACGGTGTGCGGGAGCCGAGGGCTGGAGGCTGGTGTGGCGTCGTTGACCGAGAAGGTTCCGCCGGGGGTGACCGGGGCCGTGCTCCGCGCCGTGTTCGCGCTGCCGGGGCCGGTGAAGCGGCTCGTCGCCGGGGCGCCGGTGCGGCGGGACGGGCACGAGCTGGCGCTGGACGCGCAGCTCCTGCTGGCGATGATGCGGCTGGAGGGCGAGCGGAGGCTGGCCGGGGGCACGGTCGAGGACGCGCGGCGGGGGATCGCCCGGGGGCAGGCGTACCTGCCGAAGGTGCCGGCGCGGCCGGTCCGGACGCGGAAGGTGGACGCGGGCGGCGTGCCGGCGCGGCTCTACACGCCCAAGGGCCTAGCGGAGGGGACGCCGCTGCTCGTCTTCTACCACGGCGGCGGCTGGGTCATCGGGAGCCTCGACACCCACGACACGGTGTGCCGGTACCTCGCCGTGCACGCGGAGGTGCGGGTGCTGTCGGTGGACTACCGGCTCGCGCCCGAGCACCCGTACCCGGCGGCGGCCGACGACGCGCTGGCCGCCTACGAGTACGCGGCGGCCCACGCCGCCGACCTCGGCGCCGACCCCGGAGCCGTCGCGGTGGGAGGCGACAGCGCCGGCGGCAACCTCGCGGCGGTCGTGGGGTTGACGGCGCGGCGGAGGCCGGACTTCGCGCTGCTGTACTACCCGGCGGTCGACATGTCCGTCCTGCGGCGGTCGCGGGACCTGTTCGCCGAGGGCTTCTACCTGACCGACGACGACATGACGTGGTTCAGCGACCACTACTGCCCGGAGGCGCGGCGCGCCGAGCCCGCCGCCTCGCCGCTGGTCGCCGAGGACCTCTCCGGCTTCCCGCCCACCTACCTCGTCACGGCCGGGTTCGACCCGCTGCGGGACGAGGGGGAGGAGTTCGCCGAGCGGCTGCGCAAG encodes:
- a CDS encoding aldehyde dehydrogenase family protein, which encodes MPDVPYEEWRARAAGLVPHTGHHVDGEFTGSGSVPVVAPRDGATIAHVASGGAAEVDAAVAAARRAFDTGPWPRLAPAERKAALLRWADLVERDRATLALLVTLEMGKPISEAYGIELRAVAGCLRWYAEIADKQRDEAPRTASSSLALVTREPAGVVAAVVPWNFPLTMAAWKIAPALAAGCTVVLKPAEESPLSALHLAALAAEAGLPPGAFNVVNGPGETAGRALGEHPSVDVLAFTGSTEVGRHFLRYAAGSNLKRVWLELGGKSPNIILPDAPDLDAAADTAARGIFFNAGEMCTAPSRLLVHRSVASRVLDRVVARAGSLRVGDPLDPATEMGPLVSAAHHARVVSHVEAARADGARVRAGGRAEGRFLAPTVFDQVDPGMRIAREEVFGPVLAVLEFDDVDEAVRLANATDYGLAAAVWTSDLSTAHRVSRALRAGTVWVNCYEEGDMSVPFGGVKLSGHGRDKSPHALDKYTDLKTTWIEL
- a CDS encoding aldehyde dehydrogenase → MATVAGVAVEPGHWIGGERAASGAVFTDVSPIDERPIAEIARGGPAEVDAAVAAARRAFPAWARTGRDERARLLHAIADGVEKRTEELSQVETADNGALIRSHRRGVMPRVAHNFRFFADRLLGLGHDDFDTRGHANHVGWDPAGVCALITPWNAPLMLATWKIAPALAAGNTVVLKPAEWTPLTASLLAGIAAEAGLPDGVFNVVQGYGAEVGGPLTAHPDVRRISFTGSVPTARLIAAAAAPNLTPLSLELGGKSPLLVFADADLDLAVDLAVEQYDNAGQVCLAGTRLLVESSVADEFTARFVEKASRLRQGDPRDESTDVGPLIHRRHLERVDGFVRRAEEAGARALIGGGPNGELGGLYYRPTLFTGAPDGAEILTEEVFGPVLTLQTFDTEEQAVAMANGTRFGLAATLATGDPERARRVTERLVAGTVWVNCFFVRDLRAPFGGSRQSGVGRGGGDWSFDFYCDLKNTVTAPWAR
- a CDS encoding DODA-type extradiol aromatic ring-opening family dioxygenase, with the translated sequence MGEVVGAGLLAHVPTIVLPEVTRRELNGGEDTTLVSGLRRLRADVFERDDYDTVVVLDSHWATTVEFVTTAQDRRAGLYTSEELPRGMCRMPYDFPGDPELARAVARYADRHGTYITPIDDPYLPIYYATVNLWTHLGVRDDPYLGEPGRRWMSIGVCQTADTEDFLRLGRALGDAVAATDRRVLLIASGALSHTFWPLRVIRDHEASGPEHIFTPQARAADEQRIAWLRDGDHARVLDAMPEFLAFRPEARFGHYLMMIGALGEHACTAPGRLYSEYENSVGTGQVHLWFDRPANGWTA
- a CDS encoding fumarylacetoacetate hydrolase family protein, giving the protein MTEYRRILLDGAATQVVRDGDDLRAADGRRVRAADAVHLPPCEPSKVVAVHLNHRSRVEEFQTRLPPAPTYFHKPVSALNAHGGAVVRPERCRYLNYEGEIAIVIGRTARNISAKEAGGYIAGYTVANDYGLHDFRDTDAGSMLRVKGSDTLCPLGPGLVTDWDFHGKYLRTYVNGELVQDGSTGEMEWDMHYLVADIARTITLFPGDVLLSGTPANSRPVQPGDVVEVEAEGLGRLRNHIVAGPVPVRDDCGAQPTESEEVISTAFGGDWQFRGIRPPRR
- a CDS encoding MarR family winged helix-turn-helix transcriptional regulator; this translates as MTGHHTLQETEQAIQRRLGDVPLRHDAMMAVSNVYRAAAAIRQHFESSVLRGADLTWTSFVVLWVVWIWDEMETRHVAEEAGISKGTLTGVVKTLEGRGLIERGSHATDGRLVLLRLTDKGRELMRQLFPAFNAEEAFVVEGLSGEDNRALARTLRSVVEHLEAEGEERRAALREQSPPPPRRSGRRSRG
- a CDS encoding acetoacetate decarboxylase family protein codes for the protein MATVRGFLHPKTATGRSSLIPSPPWHYSGDLLTVEYRTDPARVAELLPAPLSPAPDDPGAVALIWADWQSCSESGEELLDPVRAQYKECFAVVRCSFEGRTYSRCVHIWVDKDFAIARGLHQGYPKKLGSIHQTRPHPYGRAAPRIAAGGRFGATLAAADRRLAEAVVTLHEPSETNGFVNGHPMAHHRFLPSIEPGGAPALDELIESGASSFEAGPAWKGEADLRLFDSPTEELSRLAVEEPIAAYYRQVGVVWNGGRRLA
- a CDS encoding glutamine synthetase family protein translates to MSRPVEDVVQRLTADGIDVVRVSYTDLIGVERARDVLVERLPQAVEHGLSFCRAIYHTTPRGGTVEVPGGLDAGLPDICVRPDLSTLATVPWEDGVASCLGEACEPGSREPCPEGPREVLRRAIGRLRELGLEAVAGPELEYYLCEPDPSSPTGWRRYGDAPGNVYTAGRKGDPDGHLLRTLRHLRDLGLGVTMGNHEFGGGQFEINLAHSGALDAADRAFRFKAAVQEIARLDGRLATFMAKPFNDEGGSGFHVHLSCLEADGRNVFEGGEPDGLSETAHHAIAGVLAHAPALTALLNPTINSYKRFGPDSLAPWLIDWGLDNRSAMVRIPPERGAASRLEVRLGDASANPYLGVAGLVAAVYLGIRDKASAPPPLEGYGYDAAKAPVLPADLPAALDALAADEALTEVLGQEFTTAFLTYKRDEAARFRRHVTDWEFREYAYHL
- a CDS encoding cytochrome P450 — protein: MPHDTLAVDLADLDNFMDGETPWRMFEALRRAEPVHWNPETDGGRGFWSLTRHADVVAADRDSATFTSERFVNLEEVDDRQAALRRSMLETDGPRHLALRRLLQREFTPRAVAGYATFLRGLTAATLDAALAGSAFDFVAEIAADFPINVLARMLDVPDGDTRRLIDWGNRIIANTDPDHADVLLHGPESELYRDLPFRSPAALEVFEYGRDLAARRRGGEGTDLVSRLVNQVPADGEPLTARDFDNYFLLLVVAGNETTRHAITHSMRALIDHPDQAERLRAGPGLMPAAVEEFLRWASPVYHFRRTATRDTELGGKAIREGDKVVLWFASANRDEAVFTDPQRFDITRTPNDHITFGKGGPHFCLGAALARLEMRIMFEELLPRLADIRPAGEIRRIRSNFVNGIKQMPVTITLA
- a CDS encoding plasmid mobilization protein, whose product is MGEEKEIRPFRGMTPAEEAEYHLANVERYAEYMETATPIQLDRVVSTRFAAEELEQVKSAASAAGITMSEFIRRATVAYLAPAQDAAEKEPAVPASAVIDLLGDYGITVNELQVTSKRRRKGKVTEIRKWAKKNHVVLREPEGGPEDSSGPGKAAEG
- a CDS encoding alpha/beta hydrolase; translation: MASLTEKVPPGVTGAVLRAVFALPGPVKRLVAGAPVRRDGHELALDAQLLLAMMRLEGERRLAGGTVEDARRGIARGQAYLPKVPARPVRTRKVDAGGVPARLYTPKGLAEGTPLLVFYHGGGWVIGSLDTHDTVCRYLAVHAEVRVLSVDYRLAPEHPYPAAADDALAAYEYAAAHAADLGADPGAVAVGGDSAGGNLAAVVGLTARRRPDFALLYYPAVDMSVLRRSRDLFAEGFYLTDDDMTWFSDHYCPEARRAEPAASPLVAEDLSGFPPTYLVTAGFDPLRDEGEEFAERLRKAGVPVALRRQEDLIHGFANMWSLGGRFREAASEAAGALRTGLYAGPRGRG